The DNA sequence TCATCCTCTCAAATGTTTTCATGTACAGGTTCTCTATCTCAGGCGTCCTGAACTTTACCAGCCTGTCAATGTCGGCCAGCCAGATGTTATGAGCCTTTATGCCACCGTACCCCCAGAATACCATGTTGAGCAGGTCTTCGTTTACTGAAACCGGCAGGGGTGCATCTGTCCGGATTTCCTGGTTATCGCCTGTGAAGACGTCAATCTTGAGAGGCAGGTCCATTACGTCCGGAACTGCGTGGAAAGTAAGTATGTTGTATTTCACATTTGTTGGTACCGGTTTCATTGGTACCAGCAGCGGCGTTGAATAACCGCTGAACTTTGCCATTGACCGAATGAGCAGGTGATCCGTCTCCTCCGGTCTCCTGGCAGTGTCTCCGATGATTCCCTGAAGGTGCCGTATGAACATCCTGGAGTCTGAGCTCTTTGAAATGAATACAAGTGGCACTCCTGTTTCCGAGGACGCTACTAGCATATCGTTGAGAGTCATGAAATATGCATCCATGAAGTCCTCGTATTTTGTGGCACTAATCAGCCTGTGCTCATGCATGAACCTGCCGACGAGGGAACCGTCAACAAGGGCAAAATCGGGCCTGTGTCTGCGAAGCATGTCAATTACCGATAGATGTTCCTGATGCTCCATCAGGAGGCCTATGAACACGTTCAGGTCATCCCTCCCGACTGACTGGACTTCCGCCAGGAAATTGCTCGATATATCTTCACCGAGTCTGGAATATGCCCTGATCAGTATCAGCTTCTTGCCAGAATAAAGTTCCCTGACGAATTCAGTGCTGTCTGTGGCGGAAATCTTGTAATTTTTTCTTTCCCCAGGAGAAAAAGGGTGGAAGTTATTCATGAAAGCATGCTCATAGTGCATATATGGTTCTGATCCGTAATCCATCAGGAGGGAATTCCTGATCTCCTGCATATTTTCTGACAGGTATGCGACAAAGTCGGAAAAGGTATCATTCATGATGCCTTAATTAGTTCAGTGGGATAAATAGTTGCCACTGTATATTAGGCATGATACCATTTGAAGCAAATGTTGGAACTCAAACCCAAAATGTAAATGCCAAATCTATCGGAGTCGAAAGACTATACCGCTCATCACTGGTACGCAATAGAAAAGCCAGGAAGAAGCAAAAGCTGAAATTAATTGGCAGAATGTATAAGTTAGAATGCCTTGCCACTCTGTATAGATTAGTGCCCAAAAACTGAAATACACTGGAAAAATGGGTCCGCTTAATCTAGGAGGCAGCGATTGCGCATTCATTACGTATGAGGGTGCTGCAGCGGCACAACTCTTTTAAACCTGGGTCTATGGGTTGCGACTCTGCGCAGCAGAAAGCACAGGTCAATTTATGGTTAGATGGTCCCAGGATCAAAAGACGGGTGTAGATTACTGGCTTAAAATGGCAGACCTTAAAACCAAGATTGGTGTATCACAAAGGCACGGAATCTGGATAATTACTTTAAGGATACAGCAAAATAGGGGGATGAAGGAATGAATAAGGAATTCGCGGTTGCATCTGCTCATCCATTGAGCACACGCATAGGCATGAGAATAATGGAGAACGGAGGAAATTCATACGATGCTGCAGTAGCTGTCAGCGCGGCTCTTACGGTAGTGCAGCCAAACCTGAATGGGCTTGGAGGCGACATGTTTGCCATTGTCAAGGACGGTTCGGTCAAGGCACTGAATGGAAGTGGACCCGCCTCAAAAATGGCATCGATTGAGTTCTTTGAAAAATCCGGGTTTACTGAGATTCCGAACAGGGGGCCATTATCATCCTTTTCCGTACCAGGCCTGGTTTCATCATGGCAGCTCCTCAGCGAACACTGCTCCATGGACATGGGTGAACTTATGAAACCGGCAGCAGAGATTGCCAGGAACGGGTTCAGGATCTCAGCAGGAATTGCATCGGCCATAGGCAGGATGAATGGATACGATAAGGAATGGGAAGAAATCTATAAGCCTGCCGAAAAGGACGGAATCCTGTATGAAGCTGCACTTGGGAAGACACTTGAGAAGATAGGAGAAGACAGTGGCTATGGATTTTATCATGGGGAAATTGCCAGGCAGATAGAGAAGGACATGATAGCCAGGGGTGGGCTCATGAGATTCAGCGATCTTGACTCGTACTCAGCCAGCTGGGTTGATCCAATGAGGATAAAATACAGGGGATACGATGTGTATACAAATCCTCCTCCAAGCCAGGGCGTAACTTCGCTGTTATGGCTGAATATGCTGGACCGCGTTTCCTTTGACTCCATTTCAACAGAAGATTATTACGATCGGATGATAGAAAAGATGCTTGTGGCGTATGATTATCGATCCAGGTACGTCGCAGATCCTTCCCGAATAAAATTTCCCATGGAATTGCTTGAAAAAGATGCGGTATACGCTGGTTCAAGGTTGACAGGAAGGGCGCCGGAAAAGAATTCTGATACCACTGCATTCTCAGTTTATGACGGAGATACCGGAATAAGCGCAATACAGAGCAATTATACCGGCTTTGGATCCGGGCACAGCATATCCGGTACCGGGATAAACATGAATAACAGGGGCTGCTACTTTACCCTTAACCGGGAGCACCATAATTCCCTAGCTCCAGGAAAAAAGACGTTCCATACTCTAATGGCAGTATACGCAGAGGGAGAGAAAAAAATCTTCGTGGGTACAATGGGCGGAGACGTTCAGCCTCAGATAAATGTCCAGATACTCAGCGGAATCATTGATCTCCAGCGGAAAGCCAAGGAAGCGGTCTCCTACCCGAGATTTGTCTATCCTGCAAGCATATATGGAGACGCTGATATTTATTATGAGGAATCGCTGCGACTGGGAAAATTCACGCCCATCAGAGATAATAACAGCATGACAGGGCATGCACAGTCAATAATAGCAGGTGAGTTCGTTGAAGCAGGACTTGATCCAAGGGGAGACGGATTGCTGAAATATTAGCCTCTTTTCCTCCCGTTCTGCACACCTCTGAAACCGTAACCTGACGGTTACTGCGATCCAAGTATGAGGCCATATGCGACGTCATCCTGGTCAGTCTTTCCCCTGCTGATGAAAAGATGCCTGGTCTGGGTATATTCCATTATTCCTTCAGTACCAAGTTCCCTGCCAACTCCACTGTCCTTGAAACCCCCTCTCGGTGCTGCAGCCGAAAGCAGGTGGTATTCATTTATCCACACAGTTCCTGATTCCAGCCTGCTTCCTATGTTTCCTGCTCTCTGAATGTTATTGCTCCACACTCCGGCGGCAAGGCCATATCTCGATGAATTCGCCATCTCCACAGCTTCATCGTCCGTCTCAAACTCAGAGACAGCAAGTACAGGCCCAAATATCTCCTCTCTTGCAACCTCAGAATCAGGAGGCACATCCGTGAGTATTGTGGGTGGAAAATAATATCCTCCAGCCGGTACTCCCTGCATGTTCTTCCTGTAGAAAATTACTGAACCTTCTTCAGTGCCTGCATCTACAAGATCGCCGATCTTCTTTCTCTGTTTTTCAGTTGTTATTGCGCTGACATCGGTCTCCATGCTCATGGGGTTTCCCGTTTTCATGCCATCCAGGTATGTCTTCATCCTTTCCAGGAACCTGTCCTTTATGCGTGAACTAATAATGAGCCGGCTTCCTGATTCGCACAACTGCCCTGAGTTAAGATATATCCCGAACATGACGCCTTTTACAGCATGATCTATGTCACAGTCGTCGAGCACTATGTTCGGGGACTTTCCGCCCAGTTCCAGTGTTACTTTCTTTA is a window from the Thermoplasmatales archaeon genome containing:
- a CDS encoding gamma-glutamyltranspeptidase, whose translation is MNKEFAVASAHPLSTRIGMRIMENGGNSYDAAVAVSAALTVVQPNLNGLGGDMFAIVKDGSVKALNGSGPASKMASIEFFEKSGFTEIPNRGPLSSFSVPGLVSSWQLLSEHCSMDMGELMKPAAEIARNGFRISAGIASAIGRMNGYDKEWEEIYKPAEKDGILYEAALGKTLEKIGEDSGYGFYHGEIARQIEKDMIARGGLMRFSDLDSYSASWVDPMRIKYRGYDVYTNPPPSQGVTSLLWLNMLDRVSFDSISTEDYYDRMIEKMLVAYDYRSRYVADPSRIKFPMELLEKDAVYAGSRLTGRAPEKNSDTTAFSVYDGDTGISAIQSNYTGFGSGHSISGTGINMNNRGCYFTLNREHHNSLAPGKKTFHTLMAVYAEGEKKIFVGTMGGDVQPQINVQILSGIIDLQRKAKEAVSYPRFVYPASIYGDADIYYEESLRLGKFTPIRDNNSMTGHAQSIIAGEFVEAGLDPRGDGLLKY
- a CDS encoding NurA domain protein — encoded protein: MNDTFSDFVAYLSENMQEIRNSLLMDYGSEPYMHYEHAFMNNFHPFSPGERKNYKISATDSTEFVRELYSGKKLILIRAYSRLGEDISSNFLAEVQSVGRDDLNVFIGLLMEHQEHLSVIDMLRRHRPDFALVDGSLVGRFMHEHRLISATKYEDFMDAYFMTLNDMLVASSETGVPLVFISKSSDSRMFIRHLQGIIGDTARRPEETDHLLIRSMAKFSGYSTPLLVPMKPVPTNVKYNILTFHAVPDVMDLPLKIDVFTGDNQEIRTDAPLPVSVNEDLLNMVFWGYGGIKAHNIWLADIDRLVKFRTPEIENLYMKTFERMTGIQFYETRGERRARIRI
- a CDS encoding Lactaldehyde dehydrogenase yields the protein MKNYGNFIDGRFDTDGEKQELRSPADGSVIAGITMGSREKTLEAIDSAYDAFHKKWLKTTLSDRKTLLLKLANRIMERSDEYATLESLNTGKTIRQSMLMDIPLGIEHIKYFATSDEFTGSRKILHPEYPDTEGEIQYAPMGVVGSIAPWNVPFLMAVWKLAPALVAGNTVVLKPSHFTPLTALEMAADIKAVGFPDGVVNVVTGDGAKVGEAMTGSRKVSMISFTGSTTTGKKIMRDSSESIKKVTLELGGKSPNIVLDDCDIDHAVKGVMFGIYLNSGQLCESGSRLIISSRIKDRFLERMKTYLDGMKTGNPMSMETDVSAITTEKQRKKIGDLVDAGTEEGSVIFYRKNMQGVPAGGYYFPPTILTDVPPDSEVAREEIFGPVLAVSEFETDDEAVEMANSSRYGLAAGVWSNNIQRAGNIGSRLESGTVWINEYHLLSAAAPRGGFKDSGVGRELGTEGIMEYTQTRHLFISRGKTDQDDVAYGLILGSQ